The Brachyspira sp. SAP_772 genome includes the window ATATTTTTTTCAGTATTTTTATCAAATATATGAAGCTTACTTAAATCGAAATGCATAAATGCATGTTGATCTATAGAATAATCATCACTAGTATTAATTCTTATAGTTACATGAGAATCTCCAAAGTTCATGTATAAATAACTTTCAGAACCAACCATCTCAATTACATCAATTATAGCTTCTATAGAATTGCTGCCAGAATTGTTTGTATCTAAAATAATATTTTCTGGTCTAATACCTAATATTACTTCTTTATCATTATAAGAATCATCAATTTTAGCAAGTCTAGGGTCATCTAACTCTATTTCATATTTATCAAAGCTAGCATACCATTTAGAATTTTTCTTAGCAAGCTTAGCATTGATGAAGTTCATTTGAGGGGCACCAATAAATCCTGCTACGAATAAATTTTTAGGATGATTATAAAGAGTTTTAGCATCATCTACTTGCATAATGTCCCCATCTTTCATAACAACGATTTTAGTCCCCATAGTCATAGCTTCAACTTGGTCATGTGTAACGTATACAAATGTTGTTTCTAATTGTTTATGAAGTTTAAT containing:
- a CDS encoding ABC transporter ATP-binding protein; protein product: MSSIKFEHVRKVYDNKVEVVKDFSLDIADKEFVILVGPSGCGKSTTLRMIAGLEEITDGKLYIGDRLINDVAPKDRDIAMVFQNYALYPHMSVFKNMAFGLELRKTPKDEIKKRVEWAAKVLDIAHLLDRKPKALSGGQRQRVALGRAMVRNPSVFLLDEPLSNLDAKLRVQMRTELIKLHKQLETTFVYVTHDQVEAMTMGTKIVVMKDGDIMQVDDAKTLYNHPKNLFVAGFIGAPQMNFINAKLAKKNSKWYASFDKYEIELDDPRLAKIDDSYNDKEVILGIRPENIILDTNNSGSNSIEAIIDVIEMVGSESYLYMNFGDSHVTIRINTSDDYSIDQHAFMHFDLSKLHIFDKNTEKNILVE